From the genome of Canis aureus isolate CA01 chromosome 29, VMU_Caureus_v.1.0, whole genome shotgun sequence:
gagaagcaggttcctgacgcgggactcgatcctgagactccaggatcacatcctaggccgaaggtggcactaaaccaccaagccacccaggctgccctcagcaTAATATTTTAGAGGCTCATTCACGTAGCATGCATCAacacctcattcctttttatatattctacatatttATCAGTTGATGAGCTTTGGAGTTGTTCCCACTTTATGGTTATTAGGAATAATGCAGCTATGTGAACATTGGCACGCATGTCTTTGTGTAGATacgtgttttcatttcttgtggATAGATACCTACCAATGGAATTGCTAGAAAATTTATGCTTAATATtttaagaagctgccaaactattttccaaaatggttgtaccATCTTATATCCCCACTAGCAATGTAGGAGTGTTTTCCTAtatttccaacatttgttattgtctgtgttttttattattgtaattcTCCTAAGGTTTCATTGTGCCAGTTTCACAAGAGTGCCCCTTCCTTTCCTACCTCTCTAACAAATAGGTGTATCTCCTAGGGTGATGCCTTCATATACTTCTTGACCTTTTTTAGTTCATACAAATTAGAGGTGATGAGTTGCTTTCATTAATTACTCActatttaaaaaaggattttctttgtACTAAAAAGGGAGTCCTCTGTTGCCTATATACTCACATTGGGTGAAAACtgatgatattctttttttctgtattcagaTTCAGAAACctgagtttattaatttttatctataaTGTTGAGGACTAAttcatattaaataattatatgaaagACTAAAGTGATAAATTCTCAATTTTGCCTAGTAATAGAGGATATAGCATCCCAAGACAAGAATATCCATATCTACATTCTTAGTGTGGGTAACTGGGAACTCAGGATAATAATTGAAAGGTTGCTTGGTAAGCACTGAATCAAAGAACTGGATGATCCTGAGGATGATTTTATTCAGGCTGTGGAAAACTGATGAATTATATGTGTCTCACAGTAAAGTCCCATTTCAGAGTTCTCTGGATGCTTTTCCTTGGGCAGGACTTGTTTAGGTATTGAATAACACTGATCTTTGACTCTCATTTTCCTGGGATCTAGATAGATCATTATCCTTTTCATTCACTTGGAAATGAAGAAAGCTTAATTTTCAGGGATACAGTTGCCCTGTAGTCACCTGTGAATTGGCTGTTTCCCATGGCTCTTGATGGAAATATTTATAGACCGGTTTCTCAGTGTATAGTGCTTCTGCAAATAGATACTTTAATctctttttcattgatttattctaATTTTGGTTTCTGAGGGTGAGCATTTCCTCAACTTATCCTCACAATCATAGAGCCCCTTATTGTGGCCTCCCATAGACCGACCAGAGCCTGAGTTTCATCATTGTACCCTTTTTAAGTCACATCCCTTTCTGCCTTTATAGTTTCAGACTGAAGAGTCCCAGatttctacatttaaatttttatgtctTGATTATTGGCACACCCCTGTCCCTCGGGGGAGCAGTAATGGGGGTCAAGGCCTGTGACCTAATTGGGCCATGGAGTCTATGGATGAACTCTTCAGTAGGAAGAAGAGCAAACTTGAAAAGTTTTTGGTTTTATAAGAATGTCCTTCTTAGATTATCTCTCTTGGACCTTGTTTTCCTCTTTAGATTAGTTTATGCCATTCTTTTCTCCCACACAGCATGTATGATAGGCAGGCTTTGGATTGCCTTCTGTTGGGGAAGCTTCAGTAGTTCAAAATGGCACACAGGGGAAGACAGGTTTGGAATAGGTGACTTAGCTCAGGGCTGCTCGAGGCCTCAGGGAGAAATAACCTTTACTTGCCATTCACCTTTTAATTGCCTGGGGTTATCTAGCCCAGGGTATGAGACTAGAGGATGATAAAGGAAAcctatttccttctcttctagaCCTGAAGCTACAGGGGCAAAAAATATCTTAGGTCTGGTCTGTAGCCCAGCCCAACACCCCAAGTAGGAGGCCACATGAAAATTTTAGCGTAGGGGCCTACCTAGTATTCAAGTCTACACTTACCTACATTATCCTTTGTCTGGTAGAAACCTCTTAGAAACCCCTGGGACCTTTGGGTATCTGGTagagggtttatttatttatttatttttaaagattttatttatttattcatagagacagagagagagagaggcaggcagaggcacaggcagagggagaagcaggctccatgtagggagcctgacatgggactcgatccagggtccccaggatcaaacaccgggcagcgctaaactgctgcgccaccagggctgccctggtagAGAGTTTAGAATCCCATCCCTGCAACCATTCCTTTTCATCTGCTTTCACTACTTTTTTGTCTTGGCTTTCTCTGTCTTGGCACTGCCTTCCTCAAGGGATATACAAGGAACTATGCTAATGGCCCATGGCCACAAACTGgtaaaaggagagaaaggctGCTAAGAATCCAAAATAATTGTTGCAAAATTCATACATTTTACTTACGGAAGAAACATTCATTTGGgtcttttatttctacatttttagagGTAATTCAAATATAAAACCCTAGAAGATGAGAAATTGAAAGGGAAGGAGGATATTGGGCAAGTGTGAAACTGTTCCCAAGAACTGGGAACAGGTACTGCATTGGGTACTGCTTTGGGGTTGAGGGGAGGTACTGCATTGGGGTTGAGGGGTGCTCTTTAGTGTGCACTAGAAACCTTCAATAACCTCACTGAACATTATAATATAAAAACTGATATTTATGGCAGTGACCCTTTGACATAAAGAAAAGGTTAAAAGACTGAGGCTTCaagagtaacattttaaaaacatacaatcaAAAATAGTtattgtaggggatccctgggtggctcagtggtttagcgcctgccttcggcccagggcgtgatcctggagacccgggattgagtcccacatcagcctcccggcatggagcctgcttctccctctgcctatgtctttgcctctctctctttctctctgtgtctctcatgaataaataaataaaatcttaaaaaaaaatagttattgtaaaaattaagaaaatgttttagtgTTTATGAGGTTTTGATGAACTTCAGTCATCTGGCAGATTAAGTTGGTAGATGTGCTCTGTCCTTTATGTCAAGTAAATCAAGGCTGATCATGCTTTAGATTGTTTTAGATACCTCTTCTGTCGTTCTGTTGGATGGTTTTAGTGTTGATGATAAATGACTCCTTCCTTCAGTCTTGACTTTGAACTCACAACACTAAAAGGAAATGTTGGATTTTTTCCAAAGCTCTAGTATCTTCATTTGCCTGCGTTGATATTCACTGTCCATTTCTCTACTCATAGTGTTTTCCCTTCAAAGAGTGTCTGAGTGTAGAGCCATCTTGCATGTGTTGGTTTtgacagaaatatttttagttcCTTTTAGCTGCTGACCTTGACCATTGAGAGCCATAGTTTTCTACTTCTTTGGGTATGTCTGAGTTTGaggtttttccttcttctttgatCCCATTAGGTGAtatgtttgctttcattttgtaTGGGTTAGGGAGCAGCTTAAGGCTGCAGGGATGCTGAATGCTAATTATGACATATTTGCCTTTTTTGTGAGTCCAGAGTGTGTATTCAGGGGTGGGGTGTGGGATTCGATGTTATCATAGGGAAAGTGGTCATTTTGAAATCAAGTGGGATCTTACTGTGGCTGAAGGAAATAGTAACTGAAAAATTGTTTCCAAGTTTGGAGCCTGGGAGGGAAAAAccaactatttgtttttcctgtcttcttcagCTTTGGCGTGTCTGAAGCCAAGAGCCTTATGGCGTGCCATTCATTTGCTCCCAGTTCATTTAATAGAAATTTGTTGCATCTAATTTTATTCTTCATCGGGTTCTTATTATAACCTCTAAAACCAGGTTTTTTAAGGTCCGAGAATTTCTGTTGATAGCCTCTCGAGCACTTTTTCACACCTTCATGCTCACTCTTTGTATAGACTTTTCTCCCTCAAGAATCATACATGTGGCATTGATGTCTGGATTCTGTGTGCTTCTTCTCTAGTGCTACCTTGCCCTGGCCAAAGGAGGCTTATCTGATGACCATGTCCTCATCCTACCAATTGGGCACTACCAGTCAGTGGTGGAGCTTTCAACAGAGGTGGTAGAAGAGGTGGAGAAGTACAAGGTGACACTGAGGCGGTTCTTTAAGAGTCGAGGAAAACGGTGTGTTCTATTTGAGAGAAATTATAAGAGTCATCACCTCCAGCTACAGGTAGGTGGTCTTTACCCAGGAACTTGGAAGGACCCTGTGGGGACCTAGATATTGACAAGTATttaaataatatcaataatatttaaatatataattccaatctaaaattaaatatttgaattttaaatatttaaagtactcAATACCAATTTTCCCATTAATGTTTGAATAATGTTTACTCTAAAGGTTTAAGAGTCCCTGGTGATAAATCCAGAGATTGCACAGGGAAGTACATGGTCGGTATGAATGGGCTAGCACAGATAGTAAGGAATTGGGTACTTGAGGGTTTCAAGAAGGATTTGGGCCTTGATAGATGGAGGTGGAAGAGAGTGGGTATTTATGTGATGAGTGGGTATTATTTCACCAGCACGAGTGAAGTCTTAGAGATGAGAAATTGTCCCAGAGCCTTGATGGAGCTATCTGCTCAGAAATTTGGAGATTGTTTATGGATAATTGGTTTGTAGTTGTGGTGGTTTTCTTTCTGGCACATTTGTTAAATTTTCAAATGGGCCTGACTCTGCCACATATATTACATAGGAGCTGGCAAAGGCTTGATGACACAGATATCTCTCTCTAGCCTTTCCTGCATTAGGCATTGGCTCTCACATGTGGCAAGCGATCTCATAAGTTTAAGTCCTTACAGACAGGCTAACAAACCTGGCTGGCCTGAGGAGAATCTTTGCTGAGGGGTATTTCTCCACCCCTGTGATGAATTTGCTGCTTCTCAGGGACCATGCAGGAGGCATGACCTCCTAAGGACCTGTACAAAGAAAGACTTTCTCCTAtctgcccacctctcctcccacccctcaggTCATTCCTGTGCCACTCAGCTGCTGCACTACAGATGACATTAAAGATGCCTTCGTTACCCAGGCAGAGCAGCAACAGATTGAGCTGTTGGAAATCCCAGAGCACTCTGACATCAAGCAGGTGAAATAGGAGGAGAAGGATGTTCAGGGAAAAGTAAAAATGGTTTCTGACATATTGAGCCTGAGGTACTAGCAAAGCATCCCAAAAATGTTAAATAGGCAGGTGGACCTTTTGGACCCAGAGCATGGAGTACTGATTAGACTGGAGATGGGGATGATACTACAGCAATGCCTCAGTGCATTCCTGGGAAgagcaaaaaaatgagaaatttcccAAGGCAGGAACTTTGAAGGATGGGTGCCACTGGGAGGATCTTTGTGCTATCTGGTAGTTTGGCTTTTTAACTGTATTCCATTAAGTGGCTTGGGATCTGTACTGCTCACATCCTTTTTCTTGTGCTTCTAGACTGAATTCTTTGCCAAATAAAAGCCTATAAGAGATGAACTaggttttagatttttaaagcattatgaTATGTCCTCATACAACTCTTTACTTTAGATTGCACAGCCAGGAGCAGCATATTTTTATGTTGAACTTGACACGGGAGAGAAACTTTTCCATAGAATTAAGAAGAATTTTCCTTTGCAGTTTGGAAggtttgtatatttttcttattttgtgtacTTTCACTAGGCCTAGTATGAACAGATTAATGGGCTGCATAGACCATTGACAAttgaataaaaagacaagtagGAAGCAGTCTTTGCCCCAAGGAACCTATGGTTTTAGGGCAAGTCGGATATTTGCATATGTGATAGTATGCAATGCAGAATGTGAAAAGTACCATAAAAAAGTTTTGAGGAAGAGTGGACTTTAGAAATTCAGAAaagggggcaccttggtggctcagtggttgagtgtctgcctttggctcaggtcatgattctggggtcctgggatcaaatgcCGCATCAGGTTCTCcacagaagcctgcttctccctctgcctgtgtttctgcttctttctctgtgtctctcatgaataaataaataaaaatcttaaaaaaaaaaaaaattcaggaaaggGATAGCTTATTTCTACTTTGTTGTAAAAGGCTTCAAGGAAAGGTTGACATTGAGCCAGAGAGAGATTTAGAGGGCAAATGTTAGGGTGTGGGCCTTCTAGGCCAAAGGAGTGAAGTGCTACCATTAATTGAGCATATGCTCTATGCCTGCCACTGTGCCAAAAGCTTTACATGCATGcttcatttaatcttcccaatTATGTAAGATATCTGTATTGTCATCTCAGTTTACCCTAGTGGAAAGTGAGGCTTCAGAGCTGTGCCCAGTAGAACTTGCCAGGATGGAAATGCTCTATAAATCTACACTGTCCTATACAGTaatcactagccacatgtggctcctGAGTACTTGACATGTGGTTAATGTGACGGAGGAactaaatttctaatttaattaaattaggattaaaatttaaataactagATCTGGCTAGTGGCTCCTATAAGTGTGTATAGCATGGCTCTAGGAGGGTTAGATAGCTTGTTCATGGCACACATGGTAGGTTCCAATCCAGATATGTTGAACTCTAAAATATGaggttttgggcagcccgggtggctcagcagtttagcaccaccttcagcccagggtctggtcctggaggcctgggatcgagtcccacgtcaggcttcctgtgtggagcctgcttctccctttgcctgtgtctctgcctctctctctctctctctcatgaataaataaaaatcttttttaaaagattttaaaaggttttaaaacccctgggtggcgcagcggtttggcgcctgcctttggcccagggcgcgatcctggagacccaggatcgaatcccacatcgggctcccggtgcatggagcctgcttctccctctgcctgtgtctctgcctctctctctctctgtaactatcataaataaataaaaattaaaaaaaaatattaaaaaaaaaatgaggttttaATCTCATTATTGAATAGTGTCCTATGGCCTAGATGAGGCTTCATTTATGCTCCTCATATTAGACAGAACATGATTGTAAAATTGTATAGGGAGTGTTTTTAACTAGGCAGACTGAAAATAGGAAGTTGCTGGCAAGAAATAGAGTATGGAGGGAGGGCAGTAGAAGATGTATGAAACAGATTATCCAACGCTGGTGTCTGATTTGCAGTTGTTTTTTCCCCTGGTTAGAACTGAGCTTTGAGTCAACTTTGAACCCTTCTTGGACTTACTTGGGAAACCTCCAAGAGATTGCTACTATTGGATAAGTTCCGGAAATATGGTTGTTcactttttcaaaaagataattGATAAGTGAGAATAGATATGATTAGGGACTTTAAACATCTgacattattttttgttgttgccgTAGCAACAGATGCAGATGCAGACATTGATGACGTATGCACATAATTGCAGATACACACAGGCACATAAGCCCACAAGACAGATTTTCTGAATGATTTTGTGGTCATGATAGTCTGTTATATTTTCAACATTGACTGTTTTTCAAAATACTAATAGTTACATAGCattttataattaacaaaatacttgaaaagatatttttccccACTGTACAAGAAAGGTGGTtctgtcttcattttataaatgaagaagtaGGCTTACAAGGCTTGCCTGAGGAGCTAGAACTTGAGCTCAGATCCTATGACTTAGAAAACTCATGTGATTCGTTTTTAATTCTTCTACTTATTATAGCTCAAAGTGGAAAATGAACCATAAAGATGCacaaaatagaattcttttttttttttttaagattttatttatgttatctctacactcagtgtgtggtttaaactcacaaccccaagattaagagtcgcatgctctactctatgaaccagccaggtgtccaAAGTAGAATTACTTCTAATGTATCAAAATgagtataaaaataagtaaaaatgtaaaacagtgacAATTAGAAGGTAGCCTGTATGTGAGTGTGTCAGTAGGTATTTTTTAGTTCTGGGAGCcaagataaattattttgttaacattttccTGTGCTGTTGTGCCTATGTAGGCCTGAGTCCTCTATGAGAGGCAGAAAGTTAGTGGTGTATGATACTAGGCCTGATCTGTACCAGGCCCTCAGCAAATTCATGATCTAATTGGGATGACAAAACCAGACTTTAAGACAAGATGTATTCACTGGTTTGGTGCTTGGATTGTGTTATCTCCATATCTCACAAAACCCTTATtgcattttataggtgaggaaatcaAGACTCAGCAATGAAGTAGTATTGAAGTCAGAGACAGCAGTAGTTAAACTAGGAATGGAATTGAGCctctgacctttctttttttaaagacttttcatTTTGGAGGTAGAGAgcgcaggcagggggagaggaagaggaagaggaagagaaaagcagactccccgctgagccctgAGCACACAGCCCCAtgtcatgtccctgagatcatgacctgagccaaaaccaagagttggacacttaaccaactgagccaccaggcgccccaagcCTGTGATCTTTCTAATACTAGGGCCCACCGTCTCTTTAGTGTGTCAGTATTGCTTCTCTATGTACCAGTAATGTTGTTCCAGCTTGTTCAAGAGAGAAATAACTGGGTGTGAAGGTTTAGGAAAGAGGTAGGACCTCAGCCAGTCACTTAACACGAATGTGATTTTGATAGAATGGCAGAGATGGTACTCTGGGCAAGAGAAAATGATATGAACAGTCAGAGGAATTTGCATACCTTCTTTGGGTGATGCTGAGGAGAGCTCTATAGCTGGAGAAgaatagagagaggagagggctTCAGACTGATACtgtccatttttacttttttcccgcAGGGAGGTACTGGCCAGTGAAGCCATCCTTAATATTCCTGACAAGTCTGACTGGAGGCAATGTCAGCTCagcaaggaagaggaagagatgctGGCTCGCCGCTTCCGGAAAGACTTTGAGCCCTTTGACTTCACTCTGGATGACTAAGTAAAGGGAAAGGCACTTTATGAACTTGACAGGAAGTATTAgtagcttgttttttttaagaaactacagTCTCCCATGGGGACTGTTACTCTGCCTCTTTTTTGTGCATTCCTATGGAACCTGCCTGCAGCAAGAggcttgaaattattttttggaaaataattgtaGGATGA
Proteins encoded in this window:
- the CWF19L1 gene encoding CWF19-like protein 1 isoform X5 codes for the protein MAQGEVDTKKCGSALVSSLATDLKPRYHFAALEKTYYERLPYRNHIVLQENAQHATRFIALANVGNPEKKKYLYAFSIVPMKLMETAELVKQPPDVTENPYRKSGKEASMGKQISAPEEESACQFFFDLNEKQGRKRSSTGRDNKSPHPKQPRKPPQPPGPCWFCLASPEVEKHLVVNIGTHCYLALAKGGLSDDHVLILPIGHYQSVVELSTEVVEEVEKYKVTLRRFFKSRGKRCVLFERNYKSHHLQLQVIPVPLSCCTTDDIKDAFVTQAEQQQIELLEIPEHSDIKQIAQPGAAYFYVELDTGEKLFHRIKKNFPLQFGREVLASEAILNIPDKSDWRQCQLSKEEEEMLARRFRKDFEPFDFTLDD